The nucleotide sequence GGAATATATCGAACCGAGTTCGGTTTCACAGAGGTCGAGGAATTTCTTTACGTATGGAATCTTCCGCCCCATCGTCTTTTCGATGTCGAACGCCGGCTCGATGGAGAAGAGTCCGATACCGCAGAAGATGGTCAGCACAACCGATGAAACGACAATGGAACGATGCCTGCGCGTCACGAAACTGCCAAACTGTTCGAATCGTTTGCCGATATATCCTTCAAAACTCTTCGACATATCGGCGGCAGGCTTGCGGTCCTTACCGAACGACAACAGGATGGGTGTGAGCAGCAGGCAGGTGAGCAGCACAGCAAGCAGACAGAGCGAGGTGTTGATGCCGATGGCTCGCATCGGTACTATCTTCATGGACAGGAACGTCATCATGGCAGCCACGGTGGTAAGTCCCGACAGCAACACGCCCCAACCGGTTTCGCCTACGGCTTCCTTGATTGATTCCCTACGCTTGCCTGTTTCTACAAACTGCGTCTTGAAGAAATTGTACAGGTGAATGTTGTAGGCGATGGAGCAGGCAAAAGTCAGTATCACGGCAATCATTGTTGTGGTCATGTCGATGTAAATGCCCGTCCAGCCGATGATGCCGAAACTGATGAGCAGTCCGAACACGGACGTGAGCAGTGGTGCAACAACGCCGCGCAGCGAACGGGTTACGATGAGCATCACAACGATGGAGATGATGAAGGCAAAGAGGAACAGTCGCCCCAGTTCGCTTTTGAGATAAACGAATTTCTCGTAGCCCAGATAGGGCATTCCCGCAGCGTTGGGCGACAGTTCGGCGTATTTCGCCTTGCCGATGATGTGTCCCGCTTCTTTGCCCGTAATCATGTCGGGCGCAATGTCGCTCGTCTTCTTCCACACGCTGTCTTCGGGGAACGGCCGCAGTTTCACCATAATCCACGTCATCGTGCCGTCGTTTGACACCATCTTCTTTGCCAAATACGGTTTGCTGTACGCTTTCTGCCGGATTACGTTCAGCGAAGCGGCATCAGACGGTATTTCGTCGGGGACAATCTGTTCGATGGTCATACCCTCCTCCGTACCTACGGCAAACTCAATATCGGTGAGCGACGTTACTTTGTCGGCATACGACAGGCTGTCTTTCAGTTCGTTGCTCAGTTCGCGAATGAGCGTCAGGCTGCGTTGGGAGAAGATGTCCTTGTTTTTCACCAGCACCGCCACATAGTAGTCGTTGCCGAAGATAGACTTGAACTCGTTGGTCTTGAGCAGCATCGGGTCGTCGCTCACGAAATAGTCGTCGAACGAAGTTTTCATCACGATGCGCTTCGCTCCCACAAACGAGAAGGCGATGATGACTACGAACAACGCACCGACCACAAGCCGGTGGCAGAGTATCCAGTCTGCCAACTGCTTGAACTTACTGTTGATTTTTACGATTTTCATTGTTGTTTTATCTTTATTCTTAATATTATCTCCAATCAGTCGTTGGGAACCTTTAATACTTACGGAATTGGACACACATGTCCAACTAATTGGATGAATTTGTCCAGCTCATTAGACTCGCCTGTCCAACTTATTGGACAAGCGTGTCCAATTTGCACGAACGTCATACACACCGTAAGACATATACTGTTGCTGTTTGCCATAATCCTTTGCGAGCGATTGATGTGGGGGTATCATTGCCGTTTTTCCTGTTGCAGACGAACCATGCGGGCGAACTCGCCGTTGCGAGCCAACAGCTCGTCGGGCGTGCCCTGTTCGCTCACCGTTCCGCCGCTAAGCACCACGATGTGGTCGGCATTGCGGACGGTGCGCATACGGTGGGCGATGATGATAACGGTCTTGTTACGTACCAGTTCGGAGATGCCCGCTTGTATTTTCGTCTCGTTCTCGGCGTCAAGGCTTGCGGTGGCTTCGTCGAGAAGTATGATTGGGGCATTCTTCAGCAGGGCGCGGGCAATGGAAATACGCTGCCGCTCGCCACCCGAAAGGGTTTCGCCGTTTTCGCCGATGACGGTATCGTAGCCTTGCGGCATTCGGCTGATGAAGTCGTCGCACTGCGCCAGTCGGGCGGCGTGGCGCACTTCCTCGTCGGTGGCGTTGCGCTTGCCGATTCGGATATTGTCGGCAATAGAGGCATTGAACAGCAATACGTCCTGAAAAACAATGGAATAGTGTTTCAGCAGCGTTTCGGGGTCAATCTTCGAGATGTCGTTTCCGCCCACAAGAATTTGTCCGTCTTCGATGTCCCAAAAGCGTGCGGCGAGTTTGGCAGTAGTGCTTTTGCCTCCACCCGACGGCCCTACGAGGGCGGTAACGGTGCCTTGACGTGCCGTGAACGAGACATTGTGCAGCACTTGCTTCTTGGTTTCGTAGGCAAAACTTACGTTGCGGAACTCGATGTCGTAGTTTTCGAGTTGTACGTCTGCACTTCCCTCCTGCGTAGGCATGTTTTCTATTTCCTTCATACGGTTGATGCGCACGTCGAGGAAAGAGAGAAGGGCAAGGTAGTTGCACACTTCGATAATGGGATTGTAGACCATTGCCGATGCCAAGAGGTAAGCCAAGTAGGTGAATACCGACACTTCGCCCTGCTGCAACAGCCACGCTCCCACCAATATAACGGTGGGCATACCGAGCTTGAGCAGCATTCCGGCGAGATTGAGGAAGACTCCTGCCACGAGTTCGCCGCGCACCAGCTCGCGTTCGTAGCCCTTCAGCCGCTTGTCGAAGCTGCGGCAGTATGTCTGTTCGCCACTGTACGACCTTATTTCCTGCATACATTCCAGCCCTTCCTGTATCTGTTCGGTTACGCCACGCTTCACTTTATAGTGTTGGACGAAGGCTTTGTGGAGCTGACGGCGCGACAGCAGCAGGGTGGTTACGGCGAGCGGAACAACCCAAAAGAGGGCTAAAGCCAAGTGCCAGTTGTAGGAGAACATGCCCACGCCGATGATGACGACGCTCAGAGCCGACGCAAACAGCTGGGGAACAGCGTGCGAGAAGGTTTGCTCGAGCATCGTGCAGTCTTCCATCACGGTAGAGGTGAGGTCGGAAAGGTTGCGTTCGCCGAAGAAAGCGAGGGGCAGTCGGCGCAGCTTTTCCGCCACTCCGATGCGGCGTTGCGCACTCTCGTTGTAGACGGTGGTGTAGGTGCTGTCGTACTGTCGGAGGGCTATGAAGAACATAAGCACTGCCAAGAGCGTTGCCACAAGCACATAGAACCACAGCGTGTGCGGCTCGGTGGAGGGCTTGGCGTCGATGTACTCCATGAGGAAGAAGAACAAATAGGTGGGCGGCAGCATCAATGCGAGGTTCATTAGTGTAGAGCAGGCGATGCCTTTCCGCAAGTCTTTCGCTCCTTTTTCGGTGAGGGCGAACCGTTGTTGAAGATATTTTATCATAATCTTGTGTCCTTTCTGTTTAGGTTTATAGTTTCCATGCCACCGACTTTTGGTATTCGTTCCACATCTTATAATATAATGTGGCTTGCTCCATGAGCTGTTGGTGGGTGCCCTGTTCGGCTATTCTGCCGTTGTCTACCACGACAATGTTGTCGGCATCTTGCACGGTGGTCAGTCGGTGGGCTATCATGAGCACGGTTTTTCCGCAAGTCAGGTGGGCAAATGCCTGCCTGATAAGGTGCTCGTTTTCGGGGTCGGCAAAGGCAGTAGCTTCGTCGAGCACCACGATGGGCGCATCTTTCAGAATGGCACGGGCAAGCACTATGCGCTGCTGCTCGCCGCCAGAGAGGTATGTTCCCTCCGCTCCTATCACGGTGTCCAGCCCCTGTGGCAGCCGCTCGATGATTTCCCGACTCTGCGAGAGGTCTACGGCACGGTTCACCTGCTCGATGGTTGCATCGGGATTGCCGTAGCGTATGTTCTCCAAAATGGAGGTCTTGAACAGTCGGGTGTTCTGAAACACGAACGACACGTTGCGCATCAGCGTTGCCTTATCCATGTGCCGAACGTCCACACCGCCTATTTTCAAGCTGCCTTCGCGCACGTCCCAGAAGCGTGGAATAAGTCTTGCGATGGTTGTCTTGCCGCTTCCGGACGCTCCCACCAGCGCAACGGTCTTGCCTTGCGGTATGTCGAGGTCGATGTGGCTTACGGCATCGCACTCCGCCGCTTCGTATCGGAACGACACATTGCGCAGGCTGACATCGAAGGCTGTTGCTTTCTCAGGCTCGGAACTCTCTGGAAGCGGTGGCGTGGCAGTGAGTTTCTCCAATCGGTCTACCGCTTCGTTTGCCAGAAAGAGGTTCTCGCTGAGGTGCATGGCTTTCATTACGTTGGCTGCAATGATGGGTGCGATGAGCACATACAGCACCATATCGGAAACGATGATGGCAGTTTCGCCGCCGTGCCCTATCAGTATGATGCCCGTAGGCACAAGCAGAAAGGCGAAAGCATTGATGGCTATGGTGTAGGCAGACATGGGCGTGCGCCACAGAAGGGTGTACCTGATGACGAGGTCGCGGTAGTTGATGATGCTGTCGTGAAAGCGTTTGAACGAGAATACCGTCTGTTGGAAGACCTTCACGACGGGTATTCCGCGCACGTACTCCACAGCTTCGGCACTCATTTTCTCCTGTGCGTCAAGGTACATACGCTGGAAATCGTTGTTCTTAGGGTTCATCATGTAGCCCATAATGCCGAAGGCGCACACTATCGGCACCATTGCGGCAATGCCCAACTGCCAGTCTACGGCAAGCAGAAGCACTATGATGCCTATCGGAGCCACCACGCTGCCTGCCACATCGGGCAGTATGTGTGCCACGAAAGTGTGGGTCTGGCTCGAATCTTCGTCTATTATCTTGCGCATACGCCCCGTGTTCTGCGTGTCGAAAAAGCCCAACGGAACACTCATCAGCCGTTCCATGGCAGTGCGCCGCATATTGGTTTCGATGCGGAAAGCGGAAAGATGCGAGAGCATGAGGGCGGCGAAATAGAGCAGAACATTCGCCACCGACACCACGAACGCCGCAATGGCATAATCCCATACGGGCGTATCGGCAAGGTCTCCGTCGGCAGTGAGCAGCGTGCGCACCACCAACCACAGGAAAATAAAGGGTACGAGCGACAGCAGTCCGTTCACTGCCGACAGCACAACCGAGCAGGGCAGCAACGGCTTGCGCCCTCCCATGTAACGTCCTAAGCGTTTCAGTATTCTTATCATCTTCTTCTATATATGTTAAAAGGTTGTTATTTCTACGGTTTCATCAGCTCTCTCCACCCTGCCATACTGTAAGCGGCATACTGCTCGAGCGCACGGTTCACCTCGCTTTCGTCGTACTCCTCGTGCTCCACAAGTTCGCAGAAGATGTTCACCCACATGGAACTCGCAATGTGCAGGAAGAAGGGCGATATGTCGATGTTGATGTGCGGATAGCGCGCTTTCATCAGTCGCAGGTATTCCGTGCCTGCTTTCAGCTGGTGTTCAGCTATTCTCTCCTTGTAGCCCGCAAGCGATGTGCCTTCGGCATTGAATAGCAACAGGCACAGCTCGGGGCGGTAAAGCCTCACCATTCGCTTCATTGCACCGATGTATTCGTTCTGAAAATCGAGTGCGTCGAACACCTCGATGCAGAGGTGCCGCTCCTCGTTGTGCGACAGAATGTAGCGGTTCAGCTCGTTGAGCAGCGGCCGCAACACCTCGCAGAACAGCTCGTCCTTGCTGCGGAAGTAGTTGTACACGTTGCCAGCAGCAATGCCCGCACGCCGCGCCACCGTACGGATAGACGTGCTGCGTGCGCCGTGAGCGATAAATTCCTCGCGCGCTACGGCAACAATACGCTGTCGTATGTCGTCTTTCAGTGTCTGCATACGCCGATGAAAACTTTAAATAATGAACCAAGTTCTGTTTTGTTCATAAAAAAATCGCACCGTTTCGTAATCGAACGGTGCGATTTATTGAACGAGCCTATTTGCGCTCTTACTATATAAATATTGTGTATTCGCATAGCTGCAATGTTTATTTTGCAAAAGTAGTAAAGATATAAAAACGCCGCAATACCCAAAAATAAGTATTTTGCAATAAACACTTATGTGTGTTGAATGTCTAAATTTATTTTAACGTGAGTTCGACGAATTCAGAACAAAGCAAGCTGTGTATCAATAGTCCTTTGCAGATTGATGCACGGCTTCTTTGGAAACAGGCAATAGGCAGCAATTGCCCCTAATAAGTTGACGATGAAATTGTCAAAGCATCTATGCCTGGAGTGTTCCACTTGTGCAATGTTCTTAAGTTCATCATTCACCGTTTCTATAATGGCTCTTTTTCTGAGTAAAAGTCTGTCTGAAACGCTCATTAAAGCTCCTTTCATGTTACTTTTCAATTTG is from Prevotella melaninogenica and encodes:
- a CDS encoding TetR/AcrR family transcriptional regulator is translated as MQTLKDDIRQRIVAVAREEFIAHGARSTSIRTVARRAGIAAGNVYNYFRSKDELFCEVLRPLLNELNRYILSHNEERHLCIEVFDALDFQNEYIGAMKRMVRLYRPELCLLLFNAEGTSLAGYKERIAEHQLKAGTEYLRLMKARYPHINIDISPFFLHIASSMWVNIFCELVEHEEYDESEVNRALEQYAAYSMAGWRELMKP
- a CDS encoding efflux RND transporter permease subunit, with the translated sequence MKIVKINSKFKQLADWILCHRLVVGALFVVIIAFSFVGAKRIVMKTSFDDYFVSDDPMLLKTNEFKSIFGNDYYVAVLVKNKDIFSQRSLTLIRELSNELKDSLSYADKVTSLTDIEFAVGTEEGMTIEQIVPDEIPSDAASLNVIRQKAYSKPYLAKKMVSNDGTMTWIMVKLRPFPEDSVWKKTSDIAPDMITGKEAGHIIGKAKYAELSPNAAGMPYLGYEKFVYLKSELGRLFLFAFIISIVVMLIVTRSLRGVVAPLLTSVFGLLISFGIIGWTGIYIDMTTTMIAVILTFACSIAYNIHLYNFFKTQFVETGKRRESIKEAVGETGWGVLLSGLTTVAAMMTFLSMKIVPMRAIGINTSLCLLAVLLTCLLLTPILLSFGKDRKPAADMSKSFEGYIGKRFEQFGSFVTRRHRSIVVSSVVLTIFCGIGLFSIEPAFDIEKTMGRKIPYVKKFLDLCETELGSIYSYDLMITLPHDNDAKKPENLQKLDRLAEIAGGYKLTKRHNSITDIVKDMNCTLNGNKQQFYRIPDNADMVAQLLLLYENAGGTESEYWMDYDYKRLRLQLEMKDYNSNEAEKEMNYLQAEARKLFPGAHVSVVGSIPQFTVMQQYVERGQMWSMLLSVLVIGVILVLVFGNWKVGLVGMIPNIAPAIIVGGMMGWLGYPLDMMTASLIPMVLGIAVDDTIHFINHSHVTYDRCGNYAEAINRTFRTEGLAIVMSTVVISATFTGFIFSDGTQMRNWGILAVAGMMSALLADLFLAPILFKYLRVFGNDKRPSSEAANELPKE
- a CDS encoding ABC transporter ATP-binding protein, producing MIRILKRLGRYMGGRKPLLPCSVVLSAVNGLLSLVPFIFLWLVVRTLLTADGDLADTPVWDYAIAAFVVSVANVLLYFAALMLSHLSAFRIETNMRRTAMERLMSVPLGFFDTQNTGRMRKIIDEDSSQTHTFVAHILPDVAGSVVAPIGIIVLLLAVDWQLGIAAMVPIVCAFGIMGYMMNPKNNDFQRMYLDAQEKMSAEAVEYVRGIPVVKVFQQTVFSFKRFHDSIINYRDLVIRYTLLWRTPMSAYTIAINAFAFLLVPTGIILIGHGGETAIIVSDMVLYVLIAPIIAANVMKAMHLSENLFLANEAVDRLEKLTATPPLPESSEPEKATAFDVSLRNVSFRYEAAECDAVSHIDLDIPQGKTVALVGASGSGKTTIARLIPRFWDVREGSLKIGGVDVRHMDKATLMRNVSFVFQNTRLFKTSILENIRYGNPDATIEQVNRAVDLSQSREIIERLPQGLDTVIGAEGTYLSGGEQQRIVLARAILKDAPIVVLDEATAFADPENEHLIRQAFAHLTCGKTVLMIAHRLTTVQDADNIVVVDNGRIAEQGTHQQLMEQATLYYKMWNEYQKSVAWKL
- a CDS encoding ABC transporter ATP-binding protein translates to MIKYLQQRFALTEKGAKDLRKGIACSTLMNLALMLPPTYLFFFLMEYIDAKPSTEPHTLWFYVLVATLLAVLMFFIALRQYDSTYTTVYNESAQRRIGVAEKLRRLPLAFFGERNLSDLTSTVMEDCTMLEQTFSHAVPQLFASALSVVIIGVGMFSYNWHLALALFWVVPLAVTTLLLSRRQLHKAFVQHYKVKRGVTEQIQEGLECMQEIRSYSGEQTYCRSFDKRLKGYERELVRGELVAGVFLNLAGMLLKLGMPTVILVGAWLLQQGEVSVFTYLAYLLASAMVYNPIIEVCNYLALLSFLDVRINRMKEIENMPTQEGSADVQLENYDIEFRNVSFAYETKKQVLHNVSFTARQGTVTALVGPSGGGKSTTAKLAARFWDIEDGQILVGGNDISKIDPETLLKHYSIVFQDVLLFNASIADNIRIGKRNATDEEVRHAARLAQCDDFISRMPQGYDTVIGENGETLSGGERQRISIARALLKNAPIILLDEATASLDAENETKIQAGISELVRNKTVIIIAHRMRTVRNADHIVVLSGGTVSEQGTPDELLARNGEFARMVRLQQEKRQ